Genomic window (Oryza sativa Japonica Group chromosome 3, ASM3414082v1):
ACGACCACTTATGGCCCGTCTGAAACCTATGGCACTTTGTGTACaaggaaaaatgtttttttatagtGCGTACCGGTGCTCTTCCTCACTCCATATCCCTGACTTCTTCTCCACGACCACcttcccctcctcgccgccgccatcgctccCCGGCCCCGCCGCTGCATGcttcaccggcgccgccggcacggcggcggctgctgctgcaatTGCAGGGTCTTCCGCATCCCAGGGCTCCTCCATGACGCGTCTCACCTCCGCGGCTATCTCCCCGTACCGCTGCTccacctgcgccgccgtccTGTCGTccccgaaggcggcggcgatggcgtcccAGCCGCCCACGCACTGCCGGTTCATGGCGCATCGCGCCACCAGCGTCTCCAGTAACTTGTCCTTCTGCCTCGTCCATCTACAAGCTGCCGCTGCCGGTgctggctccgccgccgccggcgcggccccgTCGCCGACGAGGTCACCCATGCCGCATACGCAAAGACATCGACAAGTAAACAAAATCAATTAATTCATTTAGGATCTAAACTTAGGTTACGGATATTCCTTTTTTGGGATAATGACACTGAAATTTAAATAACGCAGTGTATACTGTCGCTTCTAGAAAGCCCAATTTAACTTCGGCCCATTTACGAGGAAGTCTTGGCCCATCAAAACGGGTGCCACGTGTCGCGCATCCAACGGTAGGCGAATGTTGGCCCCTCGCACCTCCTACCTCTCCAGTGTGAGTCTCCACCTACCACTCGAGTGCTCCGGCGCACGAGCGGCACGCgcgcaccgccaccaccaccgagaataatggcggcggcggcggcagcggcggcgaacgGGGCGGGGGGCGGAGGAGGGGTGCCGCGGCCGACGAACCCGATGGTGACGCCGCTGCTCACCGACCTCTACCAGTTCACCATGGCCTACGCCTACTGGAAGGCCGGCAAGCACCTCGACCGCGCCGTGTCAGGATCCCTCATTCCCTTCCCCTCCTCGATCCCCTCTCCATGAATCCATCCTTTTTTTTAGACGCGTGTTTCCGCTGCTATCCGATCCGTCGTGCTCGTCAGCTCTTAAGCTCATGCGACGGGGTGGTGATTTAGGGacagtggaggaggagagggacgaTCGGTTTTGGTGAATGCTCGGATATGGCGTGGAAGAGGCCCAATTGGTTATTGGTCCTGAGTTTTCGATCTGTGTTATGTGAATTCATGTGCGGTGCGGATTCGAGATTTCCAACTAGCTTTTTTCTCAATTTGATGATCCACTTAACTGTAACCACGGGTATTTCGATTCGAGATTTTTCTGTATGCAGATGTTGTTTGAACAACATGTATGTAAAGTGGTAGATATATGTCATCATAGCTGATGTAATAAAGTGAACATAGTGTCCTTTTTAACCTTGTTTAAGAACTCATATAGAACACTATCACCTGTCATGTACTGTGACGTGTGAACAGATAGAGGAGAAATTGAGAAATCCATGTGCATTAAAAAGTCAACCACCATAAGGTTTTGCAAAGGTTAT
Coding sequences:
- the LOC107276546 gene encoding transcription factor MYBS1 — protein: MGDLVGDGAAPAAAEPAPAAAACRWTRQKDKLLETLVARCAMNRQCVGGWDAIAAAFGDDRTAAQVEQRYGEIAAEVRRVMEEPWDAEDPAIAAAAAAVPAAPVKHAAAGPGSDGGGEEGKVVVEKKSGIWSEEEHRQCLRGIEEIGHGRWTQISIEYVPSRTPIQIASHTQKYFLRMAKPKEDRKRKSIHDTPYHLHLPNAADAHAHQQQQ